A single genomic interval of Ramlibacter pinisoli harbors:
- the mnmD gene encoding tRNA (5-methylaminomethyl-2-thiouridine)(34)-methyltransferase MnmD — protein sequence MSEPVAWSPDGTPHNARFGDIYRSTSGGLAQARHVFLAGCGLPQQWAGQRQWRVLETGFGLGLNFLATWAAWKADPQRPTVLHFASVEAYPVAAEDLLRSAALHPDLEPLARMLAAQWWGLVPGVHRMGFEGGRVLLTLSVGDARAMLAEQAFSADSVFLDGFDPQRNPAMWDLPLLKAVARLCRRGTTMATWTVAGAVRRELQQCGFVLDKVTGLPPKRECLRGRFDPAWELRRAERPAVEPSRAVVVGGGLAGAAAASSLARRGWQVDVLDAAHQPASGASALPAGLLAPHVSPDDNLLARLSRSGVRITLQEAALRLRAGEDWAHSGVLRRRGADERAPADLGPWGDAWQRWPGGSPRELWHPAAAWIKPGRLVQAWLTGDGIRWRGGVRVHGLERSGGQWQLLDADGLQIAQAPLVVVAASLGSAALLPDLAALHPVRGQVSWDLLGDGEPLAGAPVNGNGHLLPQVPLEAGTCWLSGSTYGRGDADAAPRAEDQQANLARLRALLPAAADRLAPAFAAGTVRAWSGVRCASADRRPLVGDVAPGLWVSTAMGSRGLTFAALCAELLAARLHAEPLPLPVRLAAALDARRHAGVTPSRAAP from the coding sequence GTGTCCGAGCCGGTCGCGTGGTCGCCTGACGGCACGCCGCACAACGCCCGGTTCGGCGACATCTACCGCAGCACCAGCGGCGGCCTGGCACAGGCGCGCCACGTGTTCCTGGCCGGCTGCGGGCTGCCGCAGCAGTGGGCCGGGCAGCGCCAGTGGCGCGTGCTGGAGACCGGCTTCGGCCTGGGGCTGAACTTCCTCGCGACCTGGGCCGCCTGGAAGGCCGATCCACAGCGCCCCACCGTGCTGCACTTCGCCTCGGTCGAGGCCTACCCCGTCGCGGCCGAGGACCTGCTGCGCAGCGCGGCCCTGCATCCCGACCTGGAACCGCTCGCCCGCATGCTGGCGGCGCAGTGGTGGGGCCTGGTGCCGGGCGTGCACCGCATGGGTTTCGAGGGCGGCCGGGTGCTGCTCACGTTGTCCGTGGGCGATGCGCGCGCGATGCTGGCCGAGCAGGCATTCAGCGCCGACTCGGTGTTCCTCGACGGCTTCGACCCGCAGCGCAATCCGGCCATGTGGGACCTGCCGCTGCTCAAAGCCGTCGCCCGCCTGTGCCGGCGCGGCACCACGATGGCCACCTGGACCGTCGCCGGCGCAGTGCGGCGCGAGCTGCAGCAGTGCGGTTTCGTGCTCGACAAGGTGACCGGGCTGCCGCCCAAGCGCGAATGCCTGCGCGGCCGCTTCGATCCTGCCTGGGAGCTGCGCCGCGCCGAGCGCCCGGCCGTCGAGCCGTCACGCGCCGTGGTCGTCGGCGGCGGGCTCGCGGGCGCCGCGGCCGCCAGCAGCCTGGCCCGCCGGGGATGGCAGGTCGACGTGCTGGACGCAGCGCACCAGCCGGCCAGCGGCGCCTCGGCATTGCCGGCCGGGCTGCTGGCCCCGCATGTCTCGCCGGACGACAACCTGCTGGCGCGGCTGTCGCGCAGCGGCGTGCGCATCACGCTGCAGGAAGCGGCGTTGCGCTTGCGTGCGGGAGAGGACTGGGCCCACAGCGGCGTCCTGCGCCGGCGCGGCGCCGACGAGCGTGCGCCTGCCGACCTGGGGCCGTGGGGCGACGCCTGGCAGCGCTGGCCCGGGGGCAGCCCGCGCGAGCTGTGGCACCCGGCGGCCGCCTGGATCAAGCCGGGGCGGCTGGTCCAGGCCTGGCTCACCGGCGATGGCATCCGCTGGCGCGGCGGCGTGCGGGTGCACGGGCTGGAGCGGTCGGGTGGGCAGTGGCAGCTGCTCGACGCGGACGGCCTGCAGATCGCGCAGGCCCCGCTGGTGGTGGTCGCGGCGTCGCTCGGCAGTGCCGCGCTGCTGCCGGATCTCGCCGCCCTGCACCCGGTGCGCGGCCAGGTCAGCTGGGACCTGCTCGGCGACGGCGAACCGCTGGCGGGGGCGCCGGTCAACGGCAACGGCCACCTGCTGCCGCAGGTGCCGCTGGAGGCCGGCACCTGCTGGCTCAGCGGCTCCACCTACGGCCGGGGCGATGCCGATGCCGCCCCGCGCGCCGAGGACCAGCAGGCCAACCTGGCGCGGCTGCGCGCCCTCCTGCCCGCTGCCGCCGATCGGCTGGCGCCCGCATTCGCCGCCGGCACGGTGCGGGCCTGGAGCGGCGTGCGTTGCGCCTCGGCCGACCGGCGCCCGCTGGTAGGCGACGTGGCGCCGGGCCTGTGGGTGAGCACGGCGATGGGATCGCGCGGGCTGACGTTTGCCGCCCTGTGCGCCGAGCTGCTGGCGGCCCGGCTGCATGCGGAACCGCTCCCCCTGCCGGTGCGGCTGGCGGCGGCGCTGGACGCCCGGCGCCACGCCGGCGTCACACCTTCTCGAGCAGCGCCTTGA
- a CDS encoding FMN-dependent NADH-azoreductase encodes MKLLHIDSSPLAGNSVSRQLSASVVEQWQAANPSTVVEYLDLAVDAPSHLDQDSLGFRLGLGAEGLTDAQRRENALSERLVSQFLAADVVVVGAPMYNFGVPSQLKAWIDRVAQAGRTFTYTAQGPQGLAGGKTVIVASSRGGMYSTNPALAALDHQESYLKAVFGFFGITDVRIVRAEGVAMGEAAKQQALDAAQAQIEVALDTAQEPQYVDAA; translated from the coding sequence ATGAAGCTGCTCCACATCGATTCCAGCCCCCTCGCCGGCAACTCCGTGTCGCGCCAGCTCAGCGCCAGCGTCGTCGAGCAGTGGCAGGCCGCCAACCCGTCGACCGTGGTCGAGTACCTGGACCTGGCGGTGGACGCCCCCAGCCACCTCGACCAGGACTCGCTCGGCTTTCGCCTGGGCCTCGGCGCCGAAGGGCTGACCGACGCCCAGCGGCGCGAGAACGCCCTGTCGGAGCGGCTGGTGAGCCAGTTCCTGGCTGCCGACGTGGTGGTGGTCGGTGCGCCGATGTACAACTTCGGCGTCCCGAGCCAGCTGAAGGCCTGGATCGACCGAGTGGCCCAGGCCGGCCGCACCTTCACCTACACCGCGCAGGGACCGCAGGGCCTGGCCGGCGGCAAGACGGTGATCGTCGCATCCAGCCGGGGCGGCATGTACTCGACCAACCCGGCCCTGGCGGCGCTCGACCACCAGGAGAGCTACCTGAAGGCGGTGTTCGGGTTCTTCGGCATCACCGACGTGCGCATCGTGCGCGCCGAGGGCGTGGCGATGGGCGAGGCCGCGAAGCAGCAGGCACTCGATGCCGCCCAGGCGCAGATCGAAGTCGCGCTCGACACGGCACAGGAGCCGCAGTACGTCGACGCGGCCTGA
- a CDS encoding oxidative damage protection protein, whose product MARTVQCIKLGREAEGLDFPPYPGELGKRLYENVSKEAWAAWLKHQTMLVNENRLNLADQRAREYLKRQMEAHFFGGGADVAQGYVPPSA is encoded by the coding sequence GTGGCGCGCACCGTTCAATGCATCAAGCTGGGCCGGGAGGCCGAAGGCCTGGATTTCCCCCCCTACCCCGGCGAGCTGGGCAAGCGCCTGTACGAGAACGTCAGCAAGGAAGCCTGGGCCGCCTGGCTCAAGCACCAGACCATGCTGGTGAACGAGAACCGCCTCAACCTGGCCGACCAGCGCGCCCGCGAGTACCTCAAGCGCCAGATGGAAGCGCACTTCTTCGGCGGCGGTGCCGACGTGGCACAGGGCTACGTGCCGCCCAGCGCCTGA
- a CDS encoding nitrite/sulfite reductase, whose product MYQYTEFDKAFVRARAAQYRDQLERNLAGQLSDDDFRPLRLQNGWYLQRYAPMLRVAVPYGEISSMQLRALSRIAREYDQPDAALLRDAQEKQLALGEVPVPGGTPVVTRFKTGYGHFTTRTNVQFNWIPLDKSADVMDLLASVNMHGIQTSGNTIRNICTDELAGVAADEIADPRPFAEILRQWSTLHPEFAFLPRKFKISINGAEEDRAALGWYDIGLQLLKDPAGELGFRVQVGGGMGRTPIINSVVREFLPWNQLLNYVEACIRVYNRYGRRDNLWKARIKILVKAEGQRYIDQVEEEFGRIRAAGAAHTITQAEYDRVAACFVAPAAKPASRDARMLDIVRADAEADPEYDRWLVRNVHPHRNPQLRSVTLSFKRLGQAPGDADADQLAAAADLVDRFSSGEARVTHSQNLLLPWVHQDDLPALWAAARKLGLARANIGLLTDMIACPGGDFCSLANARSLPIAEAITQRYQDMDELHDIGEIDLNISGCINSCGHHHAGHIGILGVDKDGKEWYQVTLGGADGSHLSGPAVPGKVVGPSFSAAEVPEVIEAVLDTYRRERITVDGKGETFIATVRRIGLDPFKAAANAARFTERELA is encoded by the coding sequence ATGTATCAGTACACCGAGTTCGACAAGGCGTTCGTGCGTGCGCGCGCGGCGCAGTACCGGGACCAGCTGGAGCGCAACCTGGCCGGCCAGCTGAGCGACGACGACTTCCGCCCGCTGCGCCTGCAGAACGGCTGGTACCTGCAGCGCTACGCGCCGATGCTGCGCGTGGCCGTGCCCTACGGCGAGATCTCCAGCATGCAGTTGCGCGCCCTGTCGCGCATTGCGCGCGAGTACGACCAGCCCGATGCCGCCCTGCTGCGCGACGCGCAGGAGAAGCAGCTCGCCCTGGGCGAGGTGCCCGTGCCCGGCGGCACGCCGGTGGTCACCCGGTTCAAGACCGGCTACGGCCACTTCACCACCCGCACCAATGTCCAGTTCAACTGGATCCCGCTGGACAAGAGCGCCGACGTCATGGACCTGCTGGCCAGCGTGAACATGCACGGCATCCAGACCAGCGGCAACACCATCCGCAACATCTGCACCGACGAGCTGGCCGGCGTGGCGGCCGACGAGATCGCCGATCCGCGGCCGTTCGCCGAGATCCTGCGCCAGTGGAGCACGCTGCATCCCGAGTTCGCCTTCCTGCCGCGCAAGTTCAAGATCTCCATCAACGGCGCCGAGGAAGACCGCGCGGCGCTGGGCTGGTACGACATCGGCCTGCAGCTGCTGAAGGACCCGGCCGGCGAACTGGGCTTCCGCGTCCAGGTCGGCGGCGGCATGGGCCGCACGCCCATCATCAACAGCGTGGTGCGCGAGTTCCTGCCCTGGAACCAGCTGCTCAACTACGTAGAGGCCTGCATCCGGGTCTACAACCGCTACGGCCGCCGCGACAACCTGTGGAAGGCCCGCATCAAGATCCTCGTGAAGGCCGAGGGCCAGCGCTACATCGACCAGGTGGAAGAGGAGTTCGGCCGCATCCGCGCCGCCGGCGCCGCGCACACCATCACCCAGGCCGAGTACGACCGCGTGGCCGCCTGCTTCGTGGCCCCGGCTGCCAAGCCGGCCTCCAGGGACGCCCGCATGCTGGACATCGTGCGCGCCGACGCCGAGGCCGACCCCGAGTACGACCGCTGGCTGGTGCGCAACGTGCACCCGCACCGCAACCCGCAACTGCGCTCCGTCACCCTGTCGTTCAAGCGACTGGGCCAGGCGCCCGGTGACGCCGACGCCGACCAGCTGGCCGCCGCAGCCGACCTGGTCGACCGCTTCTCATCCGGCGAGGCACGCGTGACGCACAGCCAGAACCTGCTGCTGCCCTGGGTGCACCAGGACGACCTGCCGGCGCTGTGGGCCGCCGCCCGCAAGCTGGGCCTGGCGCGCGCCAACATCGGCCTGCTGACGGACATGATCGCCTGCCCGGGCGGCGACTTCTGCTCGCTGGCCAACGCGCGCTCGCTCCCGATCGCCGAAGCCATCACGCAGCGCTACCAGGACATGGACGAGCTGCACGACATCGGCGAGATCGACCTGAACATCTCCGGCTGCATCAACAGCTGCGGCCACCACCATGCCGGCCACATCGGCATCCTCGGCGTCGACAAGGACGGCAAGGAGTGGTACCAGGTCACGCTGGGCGGCGCCGACGGCTCGCACCTGTCGGGCCCGGCCGTGCCGGGCAAGGTGGTCGGACCGTCGTTCTCCGCCGCCGAGGTCCCCGAGGTGATCGAGGCCGTGCTCGACACCTACCGGCGCGAGCGCATCACCGTCGACGGCAAGGGCGAGACCTTCATCGCCACCGTGCGGCGCATCGGGCTCGACCCCTTCAAGGCCGCCGCCAACGCGGCCCGTTTCACCGAGCGGGAGCTCGCATGA
- a CDS encoding response regulator, with protein sequence MGQRVFVKVVGFDDVERHALNTLFRVSGDSGNGFALWTPETRGEPGLALIDSESYEARVEFESPLNDKLRMVWVGPHAPARAWRSFQRPLRWPEVIAAMDELFRPVEPLDFDLDVAEPASGVRRALIASPDRAERLYLRARLALAGITQADEAETGPQAMELVRNNRYQVAFIDFGLPGLGGWDLVRQVTAAQPRIPVVVVTKDTVSTREHMKAHGSGVALMLAKPPHPTKIKALLEKV encoded by the coding sequence ATGGGCCAGCGGGTGTTCGTCAAGGTGGTCGGCTTCGACGACGTGGAGCGCCATGCGCTCAACACGCTCTTCCGCGTGTCCGGCGACAGCGGCAACGGCTTCGCGTTGTGGACGCCCGAGACGCGAGGGGAGCCCGGGCTGGCCCTGATCGACAGCGAGTCCTACGAGGCCAGGGTCGAGTTCGAGTCGCCCCTGAACGACAAGCTCAGGATGGTCTGGGTCGGTCCGCATGCGCCGGCGCGGGCCTGGCGCAGCTTCCAGCGGCCGTTGCGCTGGCCCGAGGTCATCGCCGCGATGGACGAGCTGTTCAGGCCGGTCGAGCCGCTCGATTTCGACCTGGACGTGGCCGAGCCGGCGTCGGGTGTCCGCCGGGCGCTGATCGCCAGCCCCGACCGTGCCGAGCGGCTCTACCTGCGCGCCCGGCTGGCGCTGGCCGGCATCACCCAGGCCGACGAGGCCGAAACCGGTCCGCAAGCCATGGAGCTGGTGCGGAACAACCGCTACCAGGTCGCCTTCATCGACTTCGGGCTTCCCGGCCTGGGCGGCTGGGATCTGGTGCGGCAGGTCACTGCCGCGCAGCCCCGCATCCCGGTGGTGGTGGTCACCAAGGACACCGTGTCGACGCGCGAGCACATGAAGGCGCACGGCAGCGGCGTGGCCCTGATGCTGGCCAAGCCGCCGCATCCGACCAAGATCAAGGCGCTGCTCGAGAAGGTGTGA
- a CDS encoding sulfate ABC transporter substrate-binding protein, which yields MSLRRDFIKIPLAAAAAATLGLPAVSAFAQQPAVTLLNVSYDPTRELYVDYNQAFAKYWKGKTGQDVSIKQSHGGSGKQARSIIDGLEADVATLALGGDTDALVKNGGWVKDGWQKRLPLNASPYTSTIILVVREGNPKGIKDWDDLVKPGISVITPNPKTSGGARWNYLAAWEFAKRKYGGDAKAKEFVAKLYGNVPVLDTGARGSTITFAQRAQGDVLIAWENEAFLLEKEFGAKFDVVVPTLSILAEPGVTVVDRNVDKRGTRAVAEEYLKFLYSEEGQDIIGKNFYRPAASQKAQAKYARQFPKINLFTIDQAFGGWGKADKEHFADGGSFDQIYTRK from the coding sequence ATGAGCCTTCGCCGCGACTTTATCAAGATTCCCCTGGCGGCCGCCGCGGCGGCAACGCTGGGCCTGCCCGCCGTGTCGGCCTTTGCACAGCAGCCGGCCGTGACGCTGCTGAACGTGTCGTACGACCCCACGCGCGAGCTGTACGTCGACTACAACCAGGCGTTCGCCAAATACTGGAAGGGCAAGACCGGCCAGGACGTGAGCATCAAGCAGTCGCACGGCGGCTCGGGCAAGCAGGCCCGCTCCATCATCGACGGCCTGGAGGCCGACGTGGCCACGCTGGCCCTGGGCGGCGACACCGACGCGCTGGTGAAGAACGGCGGCTGGGTGAAGGACGGCTGGCAGAAGCGCCTGCCGCTGAATGCCTCGCCGTACACGTCCACCATCATCCTGGTGGTGCGCGAGGGCAACCCCAAGGGCATCAAGGACTGGGACGACCTGGTCAAGCCCGGCATCAGCGTCATCACGCCCAACCCCAAGACCTCGGGCGGCGCGCGCTGGAACTACCTGGCGGCGTGGGAGTTTGCCAAGCGCAAGTACGGCGGCGACGCCAAGGCCAAGGAGTTCGTCGCCAAGCTCTATGGCAACGTGCCCGTCCTGGACACCGGCGCGCGCGGCTCCACCATCACCTTCGCCCAGCGTGCCCAGGGCGACGTGCTGATCGCCTGGGAGAACGAGGCCTTCCTGCTCGAGAAGGAGTTCGGCGCCAAGTTCGACGTCGTGGTGCCCACGCTGTCCATCCTGGCCGAACCCGGCGTCACGGTCGTGGACAGGAACGTTGACAAGCGCGGCACCCGTGCGGTGGCCGAGGAATACCTGAAGTTCCTGTACTCCGAAGAGGGCCAGGACATCATCGGCAAGAACTTCTACCGGCCGGCCGCGTCGCAGAAGGCGCAGGCCAAGTACGCCAGGCAGTTCCCGAAGATCAACCTGTTCACCATCGACCAGGCCTTCGGCGGCTGGGGCAAGGCCGACAAGGAGCACTTCGCCGACGGCGGCAGCTTCGACCAGATCTACACGAGGAAGTGA
- a CDS encoding phosphoadenylyl-sulfate reductase, whose amino-acid sequence MGAIDLHARPSRDYDRKLADTRQLLVRAAAEFSPLKQANSLGAEDMVITHLVNALALDIPVFVLETGMLHPETLQLLERLQATSRAPVEVWKPVQEQVVQFVQREGKDAMYRSIELRKGCCHIRKVEPLQRALEGQRAWITGLRREQSNARAEVPLVDTSEPRTKINPLADWTWGDVWHYIASNGVDYHPLHDQFYPSIGCAPCTRAIALGEDFRAGRWWWEDEAAKECGLHVKNPEGVAA is encoded by the coding sequence ATGGGAGCGATCGACCTCCACGCACGGCCATCCAGGGACTACGACCGCAAGCTGGCCGACACGCGACAGCTGCTGGTGCGCGCCGCCGCCGAGTTCTCGCCACTCAAGCAGGCCAACAGCCTGGGCGCGGAGGACATGGTGATCACGCACCTGGTGAACGCGCTCGCCCTCGACATCCCGGTGTTCGTGCTCGAGACCGGCATGCTGCACCCCGAGACCCTGCAGCTGCTGGAGCGCCTGCAGGCCACCTCGCGCGCGCCGGTGGAAGTGTGGAAGCCGGTGCAGGAGCAGGTGGTCCAGTTCGTGCAGCGCGAGGGCAAGGACGCCATGTACCGCAGCATCGAGCTGCGCAAGGGCTGCTGCCACATCCGCAAGGTCGAGCCGCTGCAGCGCGCGCTGGAAGGCCAGCGCGCCTGGATCACCGGCCTGCGGCGCGAGCAGTCGAACGCGCGCGCCGAGGTGCCGCTGGTGGACACCAGCGAGCCGCGCACCAAGATCAACCCGCTGGCCGACTGGACCTGGGGCGACGTCTGGCACTACATCGCCAGCAATGGGGTCGACTACCACCCGCTGCACGACCAGTTCTATCCCAGCATCGGCTGCGCGCCCTGCACCCGGGCCATCGCCCTGGGCGAGGACTTCCGCGCCGGACGCTGGTGGTGGGAGGACGAGGCCGCCAAGGAATGCGGCCTGCACGTGAAGAACCCCGAAGGAGTTGCGGCATGA
- a CDS encoding LysR family transcriptional regulator produces MRDLNDMLFFAEVVDRGGFAAAGRALGIPKSRLSRRVADLEAHLGVRLLQRTTRKLSLTEAGEQFHRHCVAMREQAEAAEEAVAVVHGEPRGTIRVTCPVTLAQTMVGAVLPLFLERHPQVRLDMQVTNRVVDLVQEGVDVALRVRQSVDDSGSLVVKKLSRTWSWLLATPGLLDRLGRPHGIEDLARLPTVAMSAADGRASWRLLGPGGREHDLQHRPLHTADDLLALKYLALQGLGMSVLPDYMCARDVREGRLEHVLPGWMPPAGVVHAVFPSRRGMVPAVRRFLDFLGEHLTEEAFRQECP; encoded by the coding sequence ATGCGCGACCTGAACGACATGCTCTTCTTTGCCGAGGTGGTCGACCGCGGCGGCTTCGCCGCCGCCGGCCGCGCCCTGGGCATCCCGAAATCGCGTCTGTCGCGCCGGGTGGCCGACCTGGAGGCGCACCTCGGCGTGCGCCTGCTGCAGCGCACCACCCGCAAGCTGTCCCTGACCGAAGCCGGCGAGCAGTTCCACCGCCATTGCGTCGCCATGCGCGAGCAGGCCGAAGCGGCCGAGGAAGCGGTGGCGGTGGTCCATGGCGAGCCGCGCGGCACCATCCGTGTCACCTGTCCGGTGACGCTGGCGCAGACCATGGTCGGCGCGGTGCTGCCGCTGTTCCTGGAGCGGCACCCGCAGGTGCGCCTGGACATGCAGGTCACCAACCGCGTGGTCGACCTGGTGCAGGAGGGCGTCGACGTGGCGCTGCGGGTGCGCCAGAGCGTCGACGACAGCGGCAGCCTGGTGGTCAAGAAGCTCAGCCGCACCTGGAGCTGGCTGCTGGCCACCCCGGGCCTGCTCGACCGGTTGGGCCGGCCGCACGGCATCGAGGACCTGGCCCGGCTGCCCACGGTCGCGATGTCGGCGGCCGACGGGCGCGCCTCCTGGCGCCTGCTGGGCCCGGGCGGTCGCGAGCACGACCTGCAGCACCGGCCCCTGCACACGGCCGACGACCTGCTGGCGCTCAAGTACCTCGCGCTGCAGGGACTGGGCATGTCCGTGCTGCCCGACTACATGTGCGCGCGCGACGTGCGCGAAGGGCGGCTCGAGCACGTGCTGCCCGGGTGGATGCCGCCGGCGGGCGTGGTGCATGCGGTGTTTCCGTCCCGGCGCGGAATGGTGCCGGCGGTGCGCCGCTTCCTCGACTTTCTCGGCGAGCACCTCACCGAGGAGGCGTTCCGCCAGGAGTGCCCCTGA
- a CDS encoding MBL fold metallo-hydrolase: MSVLRWLRLSLVALLGGLAGFVDGACDPRLARSPQFVAQDCTFRNAPNPDALPSRGSWDIWSRFLFAGKPEGTVPVDPIPLRPLDRAALEALDTDANHVVRLGHSSHLLKLRGRYWLIDPVFGPRASPLSWAGPQRFHPPPLAATELPPIEGLILSHDHYDHLDRPTIRALIGRVQRYFVPLGVGARLVAMGVEADRIEEFDWWQEGSYGDIVLTAAPAQHFSGRTPFDRNSTLWASWSIQSGGQKIFYSGDSGYFPGFREIGRRLGGFDLALMENGAYDGYWPSVHMAPEETVQAFEDLGARVLYLVHNSTFDMAFHGWRDPLERAAAIAERKGLELATPEIGEVLTIGKPRENRRWWQGLR, translated from the coding sequence ATGAGCGTCCTGCGCTGGTTGCGCCTGTCGCTGGTTGCCTTGCTGGGCGGACTGGCGGGCTTCGTGGATGGCGCATGCGATCCGCGCCTGGCCCGCTCGCCGCAATTCGTGGCGCAGGATTGCACCTTCCGCAACGCGCCCAATCCCGATGCGCTGCCCAGCCGCGGCAGCTGGGACATCTGGAGCCGCTTCCTCTTCGCCGGCAAGCCCGAGGGCACGGTGCCGGTCGACCCGATTCCGCTGCGCCCGCTCGATCGCGCCGCGCTGGAGGCGCTGGACACCGACGCCAACCATGTCGTGCGGCTCGGCCACTCGTCGCACCTGCTCAAGCTGCGCGGGCGCTACTGGCTGATCGATCCGGTGTTCGGCCCGCGCGCCTCGCCACTCAGCTGGGCCGGGCCCCAGCGCTTCCATCCTCCGCCGCTGGCCGCGACGGAACTGCCGCCCATCGAAGGCCTGATCCTCTCGCACGACCACTACGACCACCTGGACCGGCCGACCATCCGCGCGCTGATCGGGCGCGTGCAGCGCTACTTCGTGCCGCTGGGCGTGGGGGCGCGCCTGGTGGCCATGGGCGTCGAGGCCGACCGCATCGAGGAATTCGACTGGTGGCAGGAAGGCAGCTACGGCGACATCGTGCTCACCGCCGCGCCGGCGCAGCACTTTTCCGGCCGCACCCCGTTCGACCGCAACAGCACGCTGTGGGCGTCGTGGTCGATCCAGAGCGGCGGGCAGAAGATCTTCTACAGCGGCGACTCGGGCTACTTCCCGGGCTTTCGCGAGATCGGGCGCCGCCTGGGCGGCTTCGACCTGGCGCTGATGGAGAACGGCGCCTACGACGGCTACTGGCCCTCGGTGCACATGGCCCCGGAGGAGACCGTGCAGGCCTTCGAGGACCTGGGCGCCCGGGTGCTGTACCTGGTGCACAACAGCACCTTCGACATGGCCTTCCACGGCTGGCGCGACCCGCTCGAGCGGGCCGCGGCCATCGCCGAGCGCAAGGGCCTGGAGCTCGCCACGCCCGAGATCGGCGAGGTCCTCACCATCGGCAAGCCGCGCGAGAACAGGCGCTGGTGGCAGGGGCTGCGCTGA
- a CDS encoding DUF934 domain-containing protein: MKILTAQESAALAAAANVLRLTNDADVETVDLDGVQLVELDFPKFTDGRAFSQAYTLRRRGYAGDIRATGAVLIDQLVQMQRSGFSSAVLREDQDIAHAQRQFDRFPAFYQGDVQLKRPHFAREA, encoded by the coding sequence CTGAAGATCCTGACCGCGCAGGAGTCCGCGGCCCTGGCCGCCGCCGCCAACGTGCTGCGCCTGACCAACGACGCCGACGTCGAGACCGTCGACCTGGACGGGGTGCAGCTGGTCGAGCTGGACTTCCCGAAGTTCACCGACGGCCGCGCGTTCAGCCAGGCCTACACCCTGCGCCGCCGCGGCTACGCCGGCGACATCCGCGCCACCGGCGCGGTGCTGATCGACCAGCTGGTGCAGATGCAGCGTTCGGGCTTCTCGTCCGCCGTGCTGCGCGAGGACCAGGACATCGCGCACGCCCAGCGCCAGTTCGACCGCTTCCCCGCCTTCTACCAGGGCGACGTGCAGCTCAAGCGCCCGCACTTCGCGCGGGAGGCCTGA